From a region of the Alphaproteobacteria bacterium genome:
- the glmS gene encoding glutamine--fructose-6-phosphate transaminase (isomerizing): MCGIIGVVSGKNVVPAIIDGLKRLEYRGYDSAGVAVLMDGHVERCRAVGKIVQLEAALKASPVEGTVGIGHTRWATHGVPNEANAHPHGNDKVAVVHNGIIENYLELKKDLQGKGYKFQSDTDTEVIVHLLTDFLKEGLFPQKAAAKTLAKLEGAFAIGIIFSGHPDFLICARRGSPLAIGHGADEMFIGSDALALAPFTSQITYLEEGDWAVIHQKNYQIFDHENNPVSRPIKQTALSGAMIGKGEYRHFMLKEIFEQPGVIGDILQAYVNPSAQEIHLDIALDFKKISTIYIVACGTAYYAGMVAKYWIEEYAHIPVQVDIASEFRYRHTPLPENSVAIFISQSGETADTLACLRHVKEQGHKTIGVINVPESSIAREVDFLAETHAGPEIGVASTKAFTAQLTVLACFALMAGRLRGILSKTAEKECLEGLMQLPRHMTEFLNHQDVIQKIAHFLQNSQTLIYLGRGSQFPIALEGALKLKEISYIHAEGFATGELKHGPIALIDEQTPVIVLIPKDRLLAKNVSNLEEVIARQGKIILFGDKEVIEQFKDKTSFSLALTELHPFVQPILYSLPMQLLAYYTAVFMGTDVDQPRNLAKSVTVE, translated from the coding sequence ATGTGTGGCATTATTGGGGTTGTAAGCGGCAAGAACGTTGTTCCCGCTATTATCGACGGTTTAAAACGGCTGGAGTATCGAGGGTACGATTCAGCCGGTGTGGCGGTGTTAATGGATGGGCACGTTGAGCGTTGTCGGGCTGTGGGTAAGATTGTGCAACTTGAGGCTGCTCTTAAGGCGAGTCCAGTGGAAGGCACCGTTGGTATAGGACACACCCGTTGGGCAACCCACGGTGTGCCGAATGAGGCCAATGCGCATCCCCATGGCAACGATAAAGTGGCTGTTGTTCATAATGGCATTATTGAAAATTATCTTGAACTGAAAAAAGATTTACAAGGCAAGGGATACAAATTTCAAAGCGATACAGATACGGAAGTGATTGTTCACCTGTTGACGGATTTTTTGAAGGAAGGTTTATTCCCGCAAAAAGCTGCAGCAAAAACATTGGCTAAATTAGAAGGGGCTTTTGCCATTGGCATTATTTTTTCAGGGCACCCGGATTTTCTGATTTGTGCTCGTCGGGGAAGTCCCTTGGCTATTGGTCACGGTGCAGACGAAATGTTCATTGGCTCTGATGCATTGGCTTTGGCCCCGTTTACATCCCAAATTACCTATTTAGAGGAAGGAGATTGGGCCGTTATTCATCAAAAAAATTATCAAATTTTTGACCATGAGAATAATCCGGTTTCTAGGCCTATTAAGCAAACAGCCCTATCTGGCGCTATGATTGGTAAGGGTGAATATCGCCATTTTATGTTGAAAGAAATTTTTGAACAGCCTGGTGTGATTGGGGATATTTTGCAAGCCTATGTCAATCCTTCAGCCCAGGAAATTCATTTAGACATTGCCTTGGACTTCAAAAAAATATCCACGATTTATATTGTGGCGTGCGGCACGGCCTATTATGCGGGGATGGTGGCTAAATATTGGATTGAGGAATATGCCCACATTCCAGTGCAGGTTGATATTGCCTCAGAGTTCAGATATCGCCATACGCCGCTGCCTGAAAACAGTGTAGCTATTTTTATTTCCCAGTCAGGGGAAACGGCAGACACATTGGCTTGTTTGAGGCATGTCAAAGAACAAGGGCACAAAACCATTGGGGTGATCAATGTGCCGGAAAGTTCAATTGCACGAGAAGTTGATTTCTTGGCAGAAACTCACGCGGGTCCAGAAATTGGCGTAGCCTCGACCAAAGCCTTCACAGCCCAATTAACGGTGTTAGCTTGTTTTGCCTTGATGGCTGGCCGCTTGCGGGGAATCCTTTCTAAGACAGCGGAAAAAGAGTGCCTAGAAGGGCTTATGCAGTTGCCCCGCCATATGACGGAATTTTTGAATCATCAAGATGTCATTCAAAAGATTGCCCACTTTCTACAAAATTCTCAGACCTTAATTTATTTAGGCCGAGGATCTCAGTTTCCAATTGCTCTGGAAGGGGCTTTGAAGCTAAAGGAAATTTCCTATATTCATGCGGAAGGATTTGCCACGGGCGAATTAAAACATGGCCCCATTGCCTTAATTGATGAACAAACTCCGGTCATTGTTTTGATTCCGAAAGATCGGTTGCTCGCCAAGAATGTTTCTAACCTGGAAGAAGTCATTGCGCGCCAGGGGAAGATTATTTTGTTTGGGGACAAAGAAGTGATTGAGCAATTCAAAGATAAAACTTCCTTTTCCTTAGCTTTAACAGAATTACATCCCTTCGTTCAGCCAATTCTGTATAGCTTGCCTATGCAACTTTTGGCCTACTACACGGCCGTCTTTATGGGAACGGATGTGGATCAGCCTAGGAACCTAGCTAAATCCGTTACTGTGGAGTAG
- a CDS encoding GNAT family N-acetyltransferase translates to MHNLFKKFFFLFVLLPLLSFAYADKYAKTLVTKSGDTFQMIPLQNTKEDLDGYIEILTDPDTTSTMRDLKPWPISMIKSTFDYYVASWGTFEDLKKIGIQPDVMGLAFVVHKNGKVIASGGIQRSTRGEDPPEIYFAILPPYRAKGLGTAFAKAIMKFFEQQFGKRVMEAIVRPTNTPSKKLLAKLGFKPMLDSHSKPIIKNFPNWNNTEYAVYRCTP, encoded by the coding sequence ATGCATAACCTGTTCAAAAAATTCTTTTTTCTTTTCGTTTTACTGCCGCTACTATCCTTTGCCTATGCAGATAAATACGCCAAAACCTTAGTCACGAAAAGCGGTGACACTTTTCAAATGATACCCCTTCAAAATACAAAGGAAGATCTAGATGGCTATATTGAAATTCTAACAGACCCTGACACTACCAGCACCATGCGTGATTTAAAGCCCTGGCCCATCTCCATGATTAAAAGCACCTTTGATTACTATGTAGCTTCTTGGGGAACCTTTGAGGATTTGAAAAAAATCGGCATCCAGCCCGACGTCATGGGACTTGCGTTTGTCGTCCATAAGAATGGTAAAGTTATTGCCTCAGGGGGTATTCAACGCTCTACAAGGGGGGAAGATCCCCCCGAGATTTACTTCGCCATTTTGCCCCCCTATCGAGCTAAAGGGCTAGGCACAGCCTTTGCAAAAGCCATTATGAAATTCTTTGAACAACAATTTGGCAAGCGGGTGATGGAAGCCATCGTTCGCCCCACTAATACGCCGTCAAAAAAGCTGCTTGCTAAACTTGGTTTTAAGCCCATGCTAGATTCCCACAGCAAGCCTATTATTAAAAATTTCCCCAACTGGAACAACACGGAATATGCCGTTTATCGGTGTACACCCTAA
- a CDS encoding glycosyltransferase → MKKPEVAVLIPCYNEAITIANVVKDFQKHLPHAKIYVFDNNSTDETMSLAQKAGAIVFRESYQGKGNVVRRMFREVQADIYLMVDGDETYDAAIAPQMIQDVENHAYDMIVGIRAADDKEAYPSGHALGNKLFNWALKIIFRSHFTDIFSGYRAFSKRFVKSFPALSSGFDIETELSIHALEMKCPVKEVSTIYRKRPEGSYSKLNTWTDGFKILWRMVILYKEMRPFMFFAQIGLAIFAMALFLGYPIVKNYIATGLVPRFPTAILSASLVIISFLSFTCGLILESLHQARREFKRLFYLNA, encoded by the coding sequence ATGAAAAAGCCTGAAGTTGCTGTTTTGATCCCCTGTTATAATGAAGCCATTACCATTGCTAATGTGGTAAAGGACTTTCAGAAGCATCTTCCACATGCCAAAATTTACGTCTTTGACAACAATTCCACAGATGAAACCATGTCTTTGGCTCAAAAAGCAGGGGCCATTGTTTTTAGGGAATCCTACCAAGGAAAAGGCAATGTAGTCCGTCGCATGTTCCGCGAGGTCCAAGCTGACATTTATCTGATGGTAGATGGGGACGAAACCTATGATGCCGCAATTGCCCCCCAAATGATTCAAGATGTAGAAAATCATGCCTATGATATGATTGTGGGAATCCGGGCAGCCGACGACAAAGAGGCCTATCCTTCCGGCCACGCCCTGGGTAATAAGCTGTTCAATTGGGCGCTAAAAATCATTTTCAGAAGCCATTTTACAGATATTTTTTCCGGCTATCGGGCCTTTTCGAAAAGATTCGTTAAGTCTTTCCCCGCCCTATCTTCTGGGTTTGATATTGAAACTGAGCTTTCTATCCATGCCCTTGAAATGAAATGCCCTGTGAAAGAAGTATCCACAATCTACCGCAAACGGCCCGAGGGTTCTTACAGCAAACTCAACACTTGGACCGACGGTTTCAAAATTCTGTGGCGCATGGTTATTCTGTATAAAGAAATGCGGCCCTTTATGTTTTTCGCCCAAATTGGTCTGGCCATTTTTGCCATGGCTTTATTCTTAGGATATCCAATCGTGAAGAACTATATTGCAACCGGCCTAGTGCCCAGGTTTCCTACAGCTATTTTATCCGCAAGCCTTGTCATTATTTCATTTTTAAGTTTCACTTGTGGTCTTATTTTAGAAAGCCTTCATCAGGCACGACGTGAATTCAAAAGGTTGTTTTATCTCAATGCATAA
- the bamE gene encoding outer membrane protein assembly factor BamE encodes MIKFSLFFLALLSLTACSPTLNTRGNFIDLENLKKIKVGETSRGEVHEILGPPSSQELFTGKGWYYIGEQNTTRSFLAPKLLERHIVFIEFDKANMVTSIKQLDQQGYDVSVSSDKTPTYGKDPSALSEIFGNMGRYNDSKKKQSQ; translated from the coding sequence ATGATAAAATTTTCTTTATTTTTTTTAGCCCTCTTATCCTTAACAGCTTGTTCCCCCACCTTAAACACCCGGGGCAATTTTATTGATTTAGAAAACCTAAAGAAAATAAAAGTTGGAGAAACATCTCGAGGAGAGGTTCATGAAATACTGGGTCCGCCCTCAAGCCAGGAACTTTTCACTGGTAAAGGCTGGTATTATATTGGAGAACAAAACACCACCCGATCTTTCTTGGCCCCCAAACTGCTTGAACGCCACATCGTGTTCATTGAATTTGATAAAGCCAACATGGTGACCTCCATTAAGCAACTTGATCAACAAGGATATGATGTTTCTGTAAGTTCAGATAAAACCCCTACCTACGGAAAAGATCCCTCAGCTCTCTCTGAAATTTTTGGGAATATGGGACGTTATAACGACTCGAAGAAAAAACAATCTCAATAA
- the ugpC gene encoding sn-glycerol-3-phosphate ABC transporter ATP-binding protein UgpC, with translation MTKVVLKNVHKSFGKVDVLHHINLEIESNHFTVFVGPSGCGKSTLLRLIAGLEDVTDGSIHIADLDVTYMEPAKRGVAMVFQSYALYPHMTVYENMSFALRRSKYPKAEIHSRVVAAAETLKVTHLLDRKPKQLSGGQRQRVAIGRAIIRDPKVFLFDEPLSNLDATLRVQMRMHIATLKEKLHTTMIYVTHDQVEAMTLADKIVVMNAGRIEQIGSPLQLYHHPINKFVAGFIGSPKMNFLNVAIEALKDDVVTLRLPHDQTMQLPVALPVQIRDLGPGSTAELGIRPEHLFLTSSKDALFEGHIHMIEHLGGEIYLYVEIDKGQTLLVRTSGDQKLKVGEKVHVDVKPKDCHLFHADTGLSFERPSQDS, from the coding sequence ATGACTAAAGTTGTTTTAAAAAACGTTCATAAATCTTTCGGAAAAGTTGATGTGCTGCATCACATCAACCTGGAAATTGAAAGCAATCATTTCACTGTGTTTGTGGGGCCATCCGGTTGCGGAAAATCAACCTTGTTGCGCCTTATTGCCGGTCTTGAAGATGTAACCGATGGATCCATCCACATCGCTGACTTAGATGTAACCTATATGGAACCTGCTAAGCGTGGCGTTGCTATGGTTTTCCAGTCCTATGCCTTGTATCCACACATGACTGTTTATGAAAATATGTCTTTTGCCCTGCGCCGCAGTAAATATCCTAAAGCTGAAATTCACAGCCGGGTCGTAGCTGCCGCAGAAACCTTAAAAGTAACACATCTCCTTGACCGTAAGCCCAAACAGCTTTCCGGGGGCCAACGGCAACGAGTGGCCATTGGTCGGGCCATTATTCGCGACCCCAAAGTCTTTTTGTTTGATGAGCCTCTCTCAAATCTAGACGCTACTTTGCGGGTACAAATGCGCATGCATATTGCCACATTGAAAGAAAAACTGCACACCACCATGATTTACGTGACCCATGATCAGGTTGAAGCCATGACCTTGGCTGATAAAATCGTTGTGATGAATGCAGGGCGCATTGAGCAAATAGGATCTCCTCTGCAATTATATCACCATCCCATCAATAAGTTCGTGGCGGGCTTTATTGGATCCCCCAAGATGAATTTCTTGAATGTCGCAATTGAAGCTCTGAAAGATGATGTAGTAACCCTCCGGTTGCCTCACGACCAAACCATGCAACTTCCCGTGGCTTTACCTGTTCAAATCAGAGATTTAGGCCCCGGCAGCACTGCTGAACTGGGTATTCGCCCCGAACATCTATTTTTAACATCCTCAAAAGACGCTCTTTTTGAAGGGCACATTCATATGATTGAACACTTGGGTGGCGAAATTTATCTTTATGTAGAAATTGACAAAGGGCAAACCTTACTGGTCAGAACTTCTGGAGACCAAAAGCTTAAAGTGGGCGAAAAAGTTCACGTGGATGTAAAGCCGAAAGATTGTCATCTGTTTCACGCAGATACAGGGCTATCTTTTGAACGCCCCTCTCAAGACAGTTAG
- a CDS encoding carbohydrate ABC transporter permease — MRSKTQKYILYISSFFIILLSIFPFYWALVSSFKTGPDLFRVDFWPPNFAWSNYVEIFKEQPFGTNILNSIFVAITTVSICLLLAISASYALGRVRFRGRSLLLLSVLCVSMFPQVAVLSGMFELIRTLGLYNNLLGLVLSYMIFSLPFTVWILTTFMKQLPKEIEEAAILDGAGPVTICFKIFLPLLWPALVTTGLLTFIAAWNEFLFALTFTVESQARTVPVAIALMTGASEYELPWGKIMAASVIVTLPLIVLVLIFQRRIVSGLTAGAIKG, encoded by the coding sequence ATGCGCTCAAAAACTCAAAAATACATTCTATATATCAGCTCATTTTTTATTATATTGCTCTCTATTTTTCCTTTTTATTGGGCACTGGTGTCTTCCTTTAAAACAGGACCCGATCTTTTTAGGGTTGATTTTTGGCCCCCTAATTTTGCCTGGTCAAACTATGTAGAGATTTTTAAAGAGCAGCCTTTTGGCACCAACATTTTAAACTCAATTTTTGTGGCGATCACCACCGTTTCTATTTGCTTGCTTTTGGCTATTAGTGCTTCTTATGCGCTGGGTCGCGTACGTTTCAGAGGGCGCTCCCTCCTGTTGCTTTCCGTCTTGTGTGTTTCCATGTTTCCCCAAGTCGCCGTTCTTTCGGGCATGTTTGAATTGATTCGCACTTTGGGTCTATATAATAACCTTTTGGGCCTGGTCCTCTCTTATATGATTTTTTCCCTGCCCTTTACCGTATGGATTCTGACAACTTTTATGAAGCAGCTGCCTAAGGAAATTGAGGAAGCTGCTATTTTAGACGGTGCAGGCCCTGTAACCATTTGCTTCAAGATTTTCTTACCCCTTTTATGGCCTGCTTTGGTCACAACAGGCCTACTGACCTTTATTGCAGCCTGGAATGAATTTTTGTTTGCCCTTACCTTCACAGTCGAAAGCCAGGCAAGAACTGTACCTGTTGCGATTGCCTTGATGACAGGGGCGTCTGAGTACGAATTACCCTGGGGAAAAATTATGGCTGCTTCTGTCATTGTCACACTCCCCCTTATTGTGTTAGTTCTTATATTTCAACGACGGATCGTCTCTGGCTTAACAGCCGGGGCCATCAAAGGATAG
- a CDS encoding sugar ABC transporter permease, with the protein MPFLEKVFYEAQRLNKGLKSQLTKTRVQYAWLFIAPTLVTLLLVAGWPLVRTIWFSMTDASLNSMEIYRFVGFENFSMLIQDSGWWRAVRNTLTFATISVALELTLGLGIALILNAHFKGRAWVRTAMLIPWAIPTIVSAKMWRWMFNDVYGVVNHILVKVGILAKPVAWMADPDLAMATIILVDVWKTTPFMALLLLAGLQMLPQECFEAARIDGIHPLRVFWRVTLPLLKPAIIVAMVFRTIDALRVFDLIYILTSGSRDTMSMSVYARQQLFDFQNVGLGSAAATFLFLIMAIISIAFLTAGRMKSDMKEDR; encoded by the coding sequence ATGCCTTTTTTGGAAAAGGTATTTTATGAGGCACAACGGTTGAATAAAGGACTAAAATCTCAACTAACGAAAACGCGGGTTCAGTACGCTTGGCTATTCATTGCCCCCACCTTGGTTACCCTGTTGCTGGTTGCTGGATGGCCGTTGGTCAGAACCATTTGGTTTTCCATGACGGATGCCTCCTTAAACAGTATGGAAATCTATCGCTTTGTGGGATTTGAAAATTTCTCCATGCTGATCCAAGATTCTGGCTGGTGGCGGGCTGTCCGCAATACTCTTACCTTTGCAACTATTTCTGTCGCTTTAGAATTGACCCTGGGATTAGGCATTGCCTTGATTCTAAACGCCCATTTCAAAGGCCGCGCCTGGGTCAGAACAGCCATGTTGATCCCCTGGGCTATTCCCACAATCGTTTCCGCTAAAATGTGGCGCTGGATGTTCAATGACGTTTATGGGGTCGTTAACCACATCCTTGTAAAGGTTGGGATTCTTGCCAAGCCTGTGGCCTGGATGGCCGACCCAGACCTGGCCATGGCCACCATCATTCTAGTTGACGTTTGGAAAACCACCCCTTTCATGGCCTTACTGCTGTTAGCAGGTCTTCAGATGCTGCCCCAGGAATGTTTTGAGGCAGCCCGTATTGACGGCATCCATCCCCTGCGGGTTTTCTGGCGTGTCACCTTGCCTCTATTAAAACCCGCCATCATTGTAGCCATGGTTTTTAGAACCATCGATGCTTTACGTGTTTTTGACCTGATCTACATTCTAACTAGCGGCAGTCGAGATACCATGTCTATGTCCGTTTATGCCCGCCAACAGCTGTTTGATTTCCAGAACGTGGGACTGGGTTCAGCCGCTGCAACCTTCTTGTTTTTAATTATGGCGATTATCAGCATTGCCTTCCTGACAGCTGGGCGCATGAAATCTGATATGAAAGAGGACCGCTAA
- a CDS encoding acetyl-CoA carboxylase carboxyltransferase subunit alpha — translation MNTLDFENQINALEAKMEELSHASKDSGVDVIEEIAALQKKVDKLLRETYKNLTPWDKVQVARHPERPHCLDYIRGMIDDFTELAGDRNFAEDAAIVAGMGRLNGQTIMIIGHEKGHDMESRMKHNFGMPKPEGYRKVQRLMKLADHYQIPIVTLIDTAGAYPGIDAEERGQAEAIARSIDVGLSVSVPFVAAVIGEGGSGGAIALGTANRVLMMEHAIYSVITPEGCASILWHSADKKKEAAATQKLTAEDLLKLKVIDEIVEEPLGGAHRHHEESIKNLSKALQRNLKDLMNLTPRQLGAQRRQKFLEMGRNI, via the coding sequence ATGAATACATTAGATTTTGAAAACCAAATTAATGCTTTAGAAGCAAAGATGGAAGAACTCAGCCACGCATCGAAAGACAGCGGGGTAGATGTTATTGAGGAAATTGCGGCTTTACAAAAGAAAGTCGATAAACTTTTGCGGGAAACCTATAAAAACTTGACCCCCTGGGACAAGGTACAGGTAGCCCGCCATCCGGAACGCCCCCACTGCCTAGATTATATCAGAGGCATGATTGATGACTTTACTGAGCTTGCGGGTGATCGCAACTTTGCAGAAGACGCCGCCATCGTTGCCGGCATGGGCAGACTCAACGGTCAAACCATTATGATTATTGGACATGAAAAGGGCCATGACATGGAATCCCGCATGAAGCATAATTTTGGGATGCCAAAACCTGAGGGTTATCGCAAGGTACAACGCCTGATGAAATTAGCGGACCACTATCAAATTCCCATTGTAACCTTGATTGATACGGCAGGTGCTTACCCCGGCATTGATGCTGAAGAACGCGGCCAAGCAGAAGCCATTGCCCGATCTATTGACGTGGGTCTTTCCGTCAGTGTGCCTTTTGTGGCTGCGGTGATTGGAGAAGGCGGTTCTGGTGGTGCCATTGCCCTGGGTACGGCCAACCGAGTCCTTATGATGGAACACGCCATTTACTCCGTGATCACGCCTGAGGGATGTGCTTCAATTCTGTGGCATAGCGCTGACAAAAAGAAGGAAGCAGCTGCTACCCAAAAACTAACGGCAGAAGATTTGCTGAAGCTAAAAGTCATTGACGAAATTGTGGAAGAGCCTTTAGGTGGCGCCCACCGTCATCACGAAGAATCCATTAAGAATTTATCAAAAGCCCTTCAACGTAATCTGAAGGACCTGATGAATTTGACACCTCGCCAACTTGGCGCCCAACGTCGCCAAAAGTTCTTGGAAATGGGCCGGAATATTTAG
- a CDS encoding O-antigen ligase family protein: MVILLALFLPVVAENFTFLQAQQLKQFLTRNRQNPFLIAVTGFLSWGVISLIWNEGAWTDFGHYARLIGVLSLGGACLWASRQATSETKLFISKIFLWGFLFYTLFYFVEIYGGNWVSKHCFNERNFYAERYLKGTVILIFLFWPAFFALKKFLKPCHFKWGAGFLALILIFILKKSRPDAALLAFLASGLVFLLSYRLKIISTLLAGFSILLLWVTPFLFWKILTPESLFNHLYLLKQSYQHRLQMWHGFGKFITEHPLIGHGFNATHKIQDRLSLCIAYKPGPVTTGHGEILNVTPYDWGNWVCHNSPVFGTHPHNGFIQIWFEFGLIGVLCLSFFIWFVMKSWATLEDNFLRSLGNAVFASYMVIWTVSFGIWQGWMVSLLFLTICLIICIKKLVPRNNCK, from the coding sequence ATGGTTATTTTATTGGCTCTTTTTTTACCAGTAGTTGCGGAAAACTTCACCTTTTTACAGGCACAACAACTAAAACAGTTTTTGACAAGAAATCGGCAAAATCCTTTTTTGATAGCCGTCACTGGTTTCTTAAGCTGGGGAGTTATTTCCTTGATTTGGAATGAGGGCGCTTGGACCGATTTTGGCCATTATGCTCGACTGATAGGGGTATTGTCTCTGGGTGGGGCTTGTCTGTGGGCGTCTCGCCAAGCAACTTCTGAAACCAAACTTTTTATCAGCAAAATTTTTCTGTGGGGATTTTTATTCTATACCCTCTTTTATTTTGTAGAAATTTATGGGGGAAATTGGGTTTCAAAGCACTGCTTTAATGAACGCAATTTCTATGCAGAGAGGTACCTAAAAGGCACCGTTATCTTGATCTTTCTGTTCTGGCCTGCCTTTTTTGCCCTAAAGAAATTCTTGAAACCTTGTCATTTCAAATGGGGCGCAGGATTTCTGGCCCTTATCCTTATTTTTATTCTTAAAAAGTCTCGGCCTGATGCTGCTCTGCTTGCTTTTCTGGCCAGTGGATTAGTTTTTCTGCTGAGCTATCGCCTAAAGATAATCAGCACCCTTTTAGCAGGATTCAGCATTCTACTGCTGTGGGTTACGCCTTTTCTTTTTTGGAAAATTCTAACCCCTGAATCGCTTTTTAATCATCTATATCTTTTAAAGCAAAGCTATCAACATCGATTGCAAATGTGGCATGGGTTTGGAAAATTTATTACAGAACATCCCCTCATAGGGCATGGATTCAATGCCACACACAAAATTCAGGACAGATTATCTCTTTGTATTGCTTACAAACCTGGGCCTGTGACAACTGGTCATGGGGAAATTCTTAATGTCACACCCTATGATTGGGGAAACTGGGTCTGCCATAATTCCCCCGTTTTTGGAACCCACCCCCACAATGGTTTCATTCAAATATGGTTTGAGTTTGGTCTTATTGGGGTTTTATGCTTATCTTTTTTCATATGGTTTGTCATGAAATCTTGGGCAACTCTGGAAGATAATTTCTTAAGATCCCTTGGCAATGCTGTCTTTGCAAGCTATATGGTTATTTGGACCGTCAGCTTTGGCATTTGGCAGGGGTGGATGGTTAGTTTATTATTTTTGACGATTTGTCTGATCATCTGTATAAAGAAGTTAGTACCGAGAAATAATTGCAAATGA
- a CDS encoding ABC transporter substrate-binding protein, producing the protein MNNSFLTGLSKFLALGLGVVLLLSGCGKKEESSAQDDAIVITCGMVAQEHEACKKGVELWQAKTGKKVKVLPAPNGSNERLTLFQQHLAAGSSDIDIYQVDVVWPGVLVNHLEDLSPYLTAERRAKYIPSLLNNNKVEGKLVALPWFANVGILYYRKDLLEKYHLPVPQTWDDIEQMSKKIIEGEKKAGDDKLWGYVFQGKAYEGLTCNAIEWISSFKNGGTIVEKNGHVSVNNPDAIKILDQIAAWVGTISPQGVLNYEQEDCRGVFQLGQAIFMRNWPYAWHPLNSSDSAVSGKVGITLLPKGGKDGKSSGTIGGWNLAVSKYSKKKADAIDLVLFLTDEPELKRRAIESGYFPPMHTLFKDPQVLAINPLMKIMLPVMTTATPRPSAQTGSKYSQVSSVFWNGVYSTLSKQGSAEENLKEVQEKLNLISQNGTKWYR; encoded by the coding sequence ATGAATAATTCATTTTTAACAGGTTTAAGTAAGTTTTTAGCGCTGGGTTTAGGAGTAGTTTTGCTGCTTTCTGGGTGTGGCAAAAAGGAAGAATCTTCTGCCCAAGATGATGCAATTGTCATTACCTGTGGCATGGTTGCCCAAGAACATGAAGCCTGCAAAAAAGGGGTTGAACTGTGGCAAGCCAAAACCGGCAAAAAAGTAAAAGTCCTTCCTGCCCCCAATGGATCTAACGAACGGCTAACCCTTTTCCAACAACATTTAGCGGCGGGTTCTTCCGACATTGATATCTATCAAGTGGATGTGGTGTGGCCGGGTGTTTTGGTCAATCACTTGGAAGATTTGTCCCCCTATTTAACGGCAGAACGTCGGGCAAAATATATCCCATCTTTACTCAATAACAACAAGGTTGAAGGTAAATTGGTGGCTTTGCCCTGGTTTGCTAATGTGGGTATTCTTTATTACCGAAAAGATTTGCTCGAGAAATATCATTTGCCGGTTCCCCAAACTTGGGATGATATTGAACAGATGTCAAAGAAGATTATAGAAGGTGAGAAAAAAGCTGGTGACGATAAGCTATGGGGATATGTTTTCCAAGGAAAGGCCTATGAAGGGCTAACGTGCAACGCTATTGAATGGATTAGTTCTTTTAAAAATGGCGGGACTATTGTTGAAAAGAATGGCCATGTTTCCGTCAACAATCCTGACGCTATTAAAATTTTGGATCAGATTGCGGCGTGGGTGGGCACTATTTCTCCCCAGGGTGTTTTGAATTATGAACAAGAAGATTGCCGTGGGGTCTTTCAATTGGGGCAAGCGATTTTCATGAGAAATTGGCCTTATGCCTGGCATCCCCTTAACTCATCAGATAGTGCTGTTTCTGGAAAAGTAGGCATCACTTTGCTGCCTAAGGGTGGCAAAGATGGGAAATCTTCGGGTACGATTGGGGGCTGGAATTTAGCAGTCTCTAAATATTCAAAGAAAAAAGCCGATGCCATTGATTTGGTATTGTTTTTGACAGATGAACCTGAATTGAAGCGCCGGGCTATTGAATCAGGGTACTTCCCACCCATGCATACTTTGTTTAAAGATCCCCAGGTTTTGGCTATCAATCCTCTTATGAAAATTATGTTGCCTGTGATGACAACGGCAACACCCAGACCCTCAGCTCAAACGGGTAGCAAATATAGCCAAGTCAGTTCTGTCTTTTGGAATGGAGTGTACTCAACCCTTTCTAAACAGGGTTCAGCCGAAGAAAACCTGAAAGAGGTTCAAGAAAAATTGAATCTGATCAGTCAGAACGGGACTAAGTGGTACAGGTAA